A genomic region of Bactrocera dorsalis isolate Fly_Bdor chromosome 3, ASM2337382v1, whole genome shotgun sequence contains the following coding sequences:
- the LOC105222581 gene encoding general odorant-binding protein 57c: MYQFGAHEKRATTAATMSATVLAAGGGKGMSIPGLTWLLLAVIVVFALPPGAVALTPTAPTRSFVEACQVKHNITLQELDEFPTDPSPEDIDMKFKCYADCLLNGMGFMDSNGKLDAEGLHEWGILNDESYENMLECKAANDMEDDPCEYSFGMMLCARMLNSEEENYYSDEVDEAAEERRRK, translated from the exons ATGTATCAATTTGGTGCACATGAAAAAcgcgcaacaacagcagcaacaatgagCGCTACTGTGTTGGCTGCGGGCGGCGGCAAAGGAATGTCAATACCTGGACTCACTTGGTTGTTGTTGGCGGTTATTGTGGTGTTTGCGTTGCCACCTGGCGCCGTCGCATTG ACACCAACCGCGCCCACCCGCAGCTTCGTGGAGGCCTGTCAAGTGAAACACAACATCACATTGCAGGAACTGGATGAATTTCCCACCGATCCGAGTCCGgaagatatcgatatgaaattcaAATGTTATGCCGATTGTCTGCTAAATGGCATGGGCTTCATGGATTCAAATGGAAAATTGGATGCAGAGGGATTGCATGAATGGGGCATTTTGAATGATGAAAGCTACGAAAATATGCTGGAGTGTAAGGCCGCCAATGACATGGAGGATGATCCGTGCGAATATAGCTTTGGCATGATGTTATGTGCGCGTATGCTCAATTCAGAGGAGGAGAACTACTACAGTGATGAGGTGGATGAAGCGGCGGAGGAAAGGCGTAGGAAATGA